In Streptomyces chartreusis NRRL 3882, the following are encoded in one genomic region:
- a CDS encoding sulfite exporter TauE/SafE family protein produces MPDISLTMIAVLCVAALAAGWIDAVVGGGGLLLLPVLLLGLPSHTPAAHALGTNKAVAIVGTTGAAVTYARKTPVDVRTAVRIGLAALAGSSAGAFFAAGMSTDVLKPVIMVVLLGVAAFVILRPAFGTAPATGPVTRRRILAAIGLAGLGIGFYDGLIGPGTGTFLVLALTAVLHLDLVSASATAKIVNCCTNAGALATFAWQGAVLWQLAALMAVFNLAGGTLGAHTALKQGSGFVRIVLLTVVFALVGNLAYEQWVA; encoded by the coding sequence ATGCCCGACATATCTCTGACCATGATCGCCGTGCTCTGCGTCGCGGCTCTCGCCGCCGGGTGGATCGACGCCGTGGTCGGTGGCGGCGGGCTCCTGCTGCTGCCGGTGCTGCTGCTCGGGCTGCCGTCGCACACGCCCGCCGCGCACGCCCTGGGCACCAACAAGGCGGTCGCCATCGTGGGCACGACGGGCGCGGCGGTCACCTACGCCCGCAAGACCCCGGTGGACGTCCGGACGGCGGTGCGCATCGGACTGGCCGCGCTCGCCGGATCGTCCGCCGGGGCCTTCTTCGCGGCCGGGATGAGCACCGACGTCCTCAAGCCGGTGATCATGGTGGTGCTGCTCGGGGTCGCCGCGTTCGTGATCCTGCGGCCCGCCTTCGGCACGGCCCCCGCGACCGGCCCGGTCACCCGGCGCCGGATCCTCGCGGCGATCGGCCTCGCCGGCCTCGGCATCGGCTTCTACGACGGTCTCATCGGCCCCGGCACCGGCACCTTCCTGGTCCTCGCCCTCACCGCCGTGCTCCACCTGGACCTCGTCAGCGCCTCGGCCACCGCCAAGATCGTCAACTGCTGCACCAACGCGGGCGCCCTCGCCACCTTCGCCTGGCAGGGCGCGGTCCTGTGGCAACTGGCCGCCCTGATGGCCGTGTTCAACCTGGCGGGCGGCACCCTGGGCGCCCACACCGCCCTGAAGCAGGGCAGCGGTTTCGTGCGGATCGTGCTGCTGACGGTGGTGTTCGCCCTGGTGGGGAACCTGGCGTACGAGCAGTGGGTTGCTTAA
- a CDS encoding MDR family MFS transporter, with translation MKASGTQSPPVPGSDRVDPALRRLTYTLIVGALAVIFDTTIMSVAIDSLVGQLHTSLATIQWVTTAYLLALSATMPTVGWAQSVLGGKRLWILALGLFLAGSMLCAAAWNAPSLIAFRVLQGIGGGIMMVLMATLAMQAAGGRNIGKVMSLITVPTALGPVVGPVIGGVILHLGDWRWIFLFNIPFCLVGAYLAWRNLPEDGPRPGTTPRLDLVGTLLLSPGIAAVIYGLTQLGGPDSFIGIRAGLPLLAGVVLLTGYLAWALRRGADALLDIRLLRHRALASSTALLLLAGAALYGAMLLMPLYWQQVRGESALGAAILLIPQGVGTLLSRSLAGKYMDRIGARPVAVIAFAVTFAATMPFGFVTATMDNSMLMAVLFVRGLGLGAAMIALMGGAFVGLRRQEIPAAASISRVAQQIGGSIGTAILVMILQHATAGTHTRAALASGFGDAFWWAAVFTAAAVPLCLLLPRRADPERQDQETTPDAPSTEV, from the coding sequence ATGAAAGCCAGCGGTACCCAGTCACCACCCGTCCCCGGTTCCGACCGGGTCGACCCGGCCTTGCGGCGCCTGACCTACACGTTGATCGTCGGCGCGCTCGCCGTCATCTTCGACACCACGATCATGAGCGTCGCCATCGACAGCCTCGTCGGGCAACTGCACACCTCGCTCGCCACCATCCAGTGGGTGACCACCGCCTACCTGCTGGCCCTGTCCGCCACGATGCCGACCGTCGGCTGGGCCCAGTCGGTCCTGGGCGGCAAGCGGCTGTGGATCCTCGCCCTGGGCCTGTTCCTCGCCGGATCGATGCTGTGCGCCGCGGCGTGGAACGCCCCGAGCCTGATCGCATTCCGCGTTCTCCAGGGCATCGGCGGCGGCATCATGATGGTGCTGATGGCCACGCTGGCCATGCAGGCCGCCGGGGGCCGCAACATCGGCAAGGTCATGTCGCTGATCACCGTGCCCACCGCCCTGGGCCCGGTCGTCGGCCCGGTGATCGGCGGCGTCATCCTGCACCTGGGCGACTGGCGCTGGATCTTCCTGTTCAACATCCCCTTCTGCCTCGTCGGCGCCTACCTGGCCTGGCGCAACCTGCCCGAAGACGGGCCTCGCCCCGGGACCACCCCCCGCCTGGACCTCGTGGGCACGCTCCTGCTCTCACCCGGCATCGCCGCCGTCATCTACGGCCTGACGCAGCTCGGCGGACCCGACTCGTTCATCGGCATCAGGGCCGGGCTGCCCCTGCTCGCCGGAGTCGTCCTGCTCACCGGCTACCTCGCCTGGGCCCTTCGGCGCGGAGCCGACGCCCTGCTCGACATCCGCCTGCTCCGCCACCGGGCCCTGGCCTCGTCCACGGCGCTGCTGCTACTGGCCGGAGCCGCCCTCTACGGGGCCATGCTGCTCATGCCGCTGTACTGGCAGCAGGTCCGGGGAGAATCCGCTCTGGGCGCCGCGATCCTGCTCATCCCGCAGGGTGTGGGCACCTTGTTGTCCCGTTCGCTGGCCGGCAAGTACATGGACCGCATCGGGGCGCGCCCGGTCGCCGTCATCGCCTTCGCCGTCACCTTCGCAGCCACCATGCCGTTCGGCTTCGTCACTGCCACCATGGACAACTCCATGCTGATGGCCGTGCTGTTCGTCCGCGGCCTCGGGCTGGGCGCGGCCATGATCGCCCTGATGGGCGGCGCTTTCGTCGGACTGCGACGCCAGGAGATCCCGGCTGCCGCCAGCATCAGCCGCGTCGCCCAGCAGATCGGTGGCTCCATCGGCACCGCGATCCTCGTCATGATCCTGCAGCACGCCACCGCCGGCACCCACACCCGGGCCGCGCTGGCCTCGGGATTCGGCGACGCCTTCTGGTGGGCCGCCGTGTTCACCGCCGCAGCGGTGCCGCTCTGCCTCCTGCTGCCGCGCCGAGCCGACCCCGAACGCCAAGACCAAGAGACCACTCCTGACGCACCATCCACCGAAGTCTGA
- a CDS encoding TetR/AcrR family transcriptional regulator, giving the protein MPERRRGAALENALLDAAWDELTATGYARFTMDAVVKRAGTSPPVLYRRWPDRDALVRATLVHILHKNVLAVPDTGSLREDVLTLMRKINATRVQLVTVMSVYLADYHQATGTSPSELLDPSETGRGQAIDTIYNRAVDRGEVKAEHLTERIKTLPFDLLRHELLTTFAAVPDQVLEEIVDTLFLPLVR; this is encoded by the coding sequence ATGCCCGAACGGCGCCGCGGAGCGGCCCTGGAGAATGCCCTGCTGGACGCGGCCTGGGACGAGCTCACGGCCACCGGCTACGCCAGGTTCACCATGGACGCCGTCGTCAAACGCGCCGGCACCAGCCCCCCGGTCCTCTACCGCCGCTGGCCCGACCGCGACGCACTCGTCCGGGCGACCCTCGTCCACATCCTGCACAAGAACGTCCTGGCCGTTCCCGACACCGGAAGCCTCCGCGAGGACGTCCTGACCCTCATGCGGAAGATCAACGCCACCCGCGTCCAGCTCGTCACCGTCATGAGCGTGTACCTGGCCGACTACCACCAGGCGACCGGGACCAGCCCCAGCGAACTGCTCGATCCCTCCGAGACCGGACGGGGGCAAGCCATCGACACGATCTACAACCGTGCCGTCGACCGCGGGGAAGTCAAGGCGGAGCACCTCACCGAACGCATCAAGACCCTGCCGTTCGACCTGCTTCGCCACGAGCTCCTGACCACCTTCGCCGCCGTACCCGACCAGGTTCTCGAAGAGATCGTCGACACGCTCTTCCTCCCCCTGGTGCGTTGA